The following are encoded in a window of Candidatus Cloacimonadota bacterium genomic DNA:
- a CDS encoding iron-containing alcohol dehydrogenase translates to MIKYFMPTKIFWGKNCLQESGEFLKKIGTKPLIVTGRSSAQLSGALPELMQILYTLDFTFHHYAEIEENPELEIIHKGAEIFKAQNCDFVIGIGGGSPIDAAKAISVIAANNLKEREIYEAEKIKNAFPIIAIPTTSGTGTEVTPYSVVSDREQKKKAGFGNPLMFPALTFCDPKYTFSLPEKVTIDTALDALSHLLEGIYSKKRCDFLFPLIFNGIKTIIDNLQPTLSDPKNFYFREKLMSASLYGGFVIAQSSTTLQHSIGYPLTTHYGLSHGLANGIVMQQIMELYHPAIENELISLFRYLGMSRDTFYHWLNKWLPKTKLNLPEDFIEHASIEIMGSRNMAQNTLKISQDEIKAILHRL, encoded by the coding sequence ATGATAAAGTATTTTATGCCAACCAAGATCTTTTGGGGAAAAAATTGCCTGCAAGAATCAGGAGAATTTCTAAAAAAAATTGGTACCAAACCTTTAATTGTTACCGGAAGAAGCTCTGCTCAACTTTCAGGTGCCTTACCTGAACTAATGCAGATATTATATACTCTAGATTTTACTTTCCATCATTACGCAGAGATCGAAGAAAATCCCGAATTAGAAATAATTCATAAAGGAGCTGAAATCTTTAAAGCACAAAACTGCGATTTCGTAATAGGCATTGGTGGCGGAAGTCCTATAGATGCAGCAAAAGCAATCTCAGTTATTGCTGCGAATAACCTGAAAGAAAGAGAGATCTATGAAGCAGAGAAGATAAAGAACGCTTTCCCTATTATAGCCATCCCAACAACTTCAGGAACAGGTACAGAAGTCACCCCTTACAGTGTAGTTTCAGATAGAGAGCAAAAGAAGAAAGCAGGTTTTGGTAATCCTCTCATGTTTCCTGCACTAACTTTTTGTGACCCTAAATACACTTTCAGTTTACCGGAAAAAGTGACTATTGATACGGCCTTAGATGCCTTAAGTCACCTACTGGAAGGCATTTATTCTAAAAAACGCTGCGATTTCCTTTTTCCACTTATTTTCAACGGTATTAAAACCATCATTGATAATCTGCAACCTACTTTGAGTGATCCAAAGAATTTTTACTTCCGTGAAAAATTGATGTCTGCTTCTTTATACGGTGGTTTTGTCATTGCTCAAAGCAGCACCACTCTGCAACATTCGATTGGTTATCCTTTAACAACACATTATGGACTGTCTCATGGTTTGGCAAATGGAATAGTTATGCAACAAATAATGGAATTATATCATCCTGCTATTGAAAATGAGTTGATCTCTCTCTTCAGATATCTTGGTATGTCACGAGACACCTTTTATCATTGGTTGAATAAATGGCTCCCCAAGACAAAGCTCAATCTTCCTGAAGATTTTATAGAACACGCATCCATTGAAATTATGGGAAGCAGAAATATGGCACAGAACACTCTAAAAATATCTCAAGATGAGATCAAAGCTATCCTCCACAGATTATAG
- the gcvPA gene encoding aminomethyl-transferring glycine dehydrogenase subunit GcvPA, with amino-acid sequence MPYISNTDKERQKMLQDIGVSSFEELIANIPEQFRKTAAMNLEEPYSEWEISKKIARLADKNISTCKVNSFLGGGIYDHYIPAAVDHIILRPEFHTSYTPYQAEVSQGTLQHIYEFQTLICDLTGMEIANASMYDGASAAAEAILMAVRKNRRKKAIIAGTINPTYLEVIKSFVTGIGIELVIVPVKDGLVSYGELENLIDDQTSCVVMQTPNFFGNIEDAFRIEEAIRKVNDVLFIVAVDPISLAVMNAPAEYNADIVVGEGQALGNSQFYGGPLLGFFATKMSLARLMPGRISGGTTDKDGNRAYALTLQAREQHIRREKATSNICSNQSLCALAATVYMCLMGKSGLAEVARQSTTKAHYLASEIAKISGFELMFKAPFFKEFVVKTPVKPEIINKKLLPQGIFTGLDMERYGYANAMMIAVTEKKSKAMLDEFVNALKEVNNG; translated from the coding sequence ATGCCATACATATCCAATACAGATAAAGAACGGCAAAAGATGCTGCAGGATATCGGTGTTTCTTCCTTTGAAGAGTTAATTGCTAACATCCCCGAACAATTCCGTAAGACAGCAGCAATGAATTTAGAGGAGCCCTACTCAGAATGGGAAATCAGCAAGAAGATTGCCCGTCTTGCCGATAAAAACATTTCAACCTGTAAGGTTAATTCTTTCTTAGGTGGTGGAATTTATGATCATTATATTCCCGCGGCAGTTGATCATATAATTCTCAGACCGGAGTTTCATACCTCATACACACCCTATCAGGCAGAGGTCAGTCAGGGTACTTTGCAACATATTTATGAATTTCAAACACTGATCTGTGATCTTACCGGCATGGAGATCGCTAATGCCAGTATGTATGATGGTGCTTCTGCAGCAGCTGAAGCGATCCTTATGGCTGTAAGAAAAAACAGAAGAAAAAAAGCAATCATTGCTGGTACAATCAATCCTACCTATCTGGAAGTTATCAAATCGTTTGTAACCGGTATAGGTATTGAACTGGTAATTGTTCCAGTTAAAGACGGACTTGTTAGCTATGGCGAATTAGAAAACCTGATAGATGATCAGACCAGTTGCGTAGTCATGCAGACCCCAAATTTCTTTGGCAACATAGAAGATGCCTTTCGTATCGAAGAGGCGATCAGAAAAGTAAACGATGTTCTATTTATTGTAGCCGTTGATCCGATATCGTTGGCTGTCATGAATGCTCCGGCGGAATACAATGCTGATATCGTGGTCGGCGAAGGGCAGGCATTAGGAAATAGCCAGTTTTATGGTGGTCCTCTATTAGGTTTTTTTGCCACTAAAATGAGTTTGGCAAGATTAATGCCGGGCAGAATTTCTGGTGGTACAACCGATAAAGATGGCAACAGGGCTTATGCTCTGACATTACAAGCAAGGGAACAACATATCCGCCGTGAAAAAGCAACATCAAATATTTGTAGCAATCAATCATTGTGTGCTTTAGCTGCAACTGTATATATGTGTTTGATGGGGAAAAGCGGTTTAGCTGAAGTAGCACGCCAATCAACAACCAAAGCTCACTATCTGGCTTCGGAAATAGCTAAAATATCCGGATTTGAACTAATGTTCAAGGCACCGTTTTTCAAAGAATTTGTCGTTAAGACCCCTGTCAAACCGGAAATAATTAACAAGAAACTCCTACCTCAAGGTATTTTCACCGGTTTAGATATGGAACGTTACGGTTATGCCAACGCTATGATGATTGCCGTTACAGAGAAAAAGAGTAAAGCAATGTTAGATGAGTTCGTAAATGCTCTGAAGGAGGTTAACAATGGCTAA
- a CDS encoding outer membrane beta-barrel protein: MKRSLLILALSIFLIPALFASQSLNVRLGFLAPSGAKTGIFPGLSLGYNVDNIVEMGLGLDYYYSNDREMKTINVPAETDRLDVEPRIVGSDLTTYYLPLMATLKVGIPADLPVIPYGGVGLGWGLLWEKVFVAAGDEDESPSEAIDEVNFYNGFNWMIQLGAKYPLSTNINVYGEGFYNGGVMKKNIQKDALGITWDEVKMSGIGLRAGLEIRLK; the protein is encoded by the coding sequence GTGAAAAGAAGTTTATTGATTTTAGCATTGAGCATCTTTTTAATACCCGCTCTGTTTGCTTCTCAGAGCTTGAATGTCCGTTTGGGTTTTCTGGCTCCCTCGGGAGCGAAGACCGGCATCTTTCCGGGTTTATCTTTAGGATATAACGTCGATAATATTGTGGAAATGGGTCTAGGGCTTGATTACTATTACAGCAATGACCGAGAAATGAAAACTATAAATGTTCCTGCAGAAACTGATAGATTAGATGTTGAACCGAGAATAGTCGGTTCCGATTTGACTACATATTATCTTCCCTTAATGGCGACCTTGAAAGTCGGAATACCGGCTGATCTTCCTGTTATTCCTTATGGAGGTGTCGGTTTAGGTTGGGGACTTCTCTGGGAGAAAGTTTTTGTTGCTGCAGGTGATGAAGATGAATCACCTAGCGAGGCGATTGATGAAGTTAATTTTTATAATGGCTTCAACTGGATGATCCAATTAGGAGCAAAGTATCCCCTTAGTACGAATATCAATGTTTATGGAGAAGGGTTTTACAACGGTGGAGTAATGAAAAAGAACATTCAAAAAGATGCTTTGGGGATCACCTGGGATGAAGTAAAAATGTCCGGTATCGGTCTTAGAGCTGGCTTAGAAATTCGCCTTAAATAA
- a CDS encoding 3-phosphoglycerate dehydrogenase, producing the protein MSKKILVATEKPFAQAAIDEISKIISNAGYSLVLLENYQEKEELINALSDINAVIVRSDKMTAEVIERAPHLEIIVRAGAGYDNVDLEAATKKQIVVMNTPGQNSNAVAELAFGMMLYLARKGYTGKSGTELRGKKLGIHAYGNVGKYVALIGKGFGMDIYAYDPFVPEDVIVKEGIKPLKTVEELYSSCDYISLHLPKTKDTVGSINSNLMSKMKKGAALINTARAEVISEHCLLQMFETRPDFKYASDIAPEVKEEIATKYEGRYFFTPKKMGAQTEEANINAGIAAAKQIVAFFQSGDKTFQVNK; encoded by the coding sequence ATGTCTAAGAAAATCTTAGTAGCTACGGAAAAGCCGTTTGCACAGGCAGCTATTGATGAAATCAGCAAGATCATCAGTAATGCCGGATATTCGCTTGTATTGTTGGAAAATTATCAGGAAAAAGAAGAGCTAATTAATGCTCTGTCTGATATTAATGCCGTTATTGTACGTAGTGACAAGATGACTGCGGAAGTCATAGAGAGAGCTCCTCATCTGGAGATAATAGTTCGTGCCGGAGCAGGTTATGATAACGTTGATCTGGAAGCGGCAACCAAGAAACAGATAGTAGTAATGAACACCCCGGGTCAGAATTCCAATGCTGTAGCGGAATTAGCTTTCGGTATGATGCTATATTTAGCACGTAAAGGTTACACAGGTAAGAGTGGCACAGAGTTACGCGGCAAGAAGCTAGGTATTCACGCTTATGGTAATGTTGGAAAATATGTGGCGCTAATAGGAAAAGGGTTTGGCATGGATATCTATGCTTATGATCCTTTTGTTCCTGAAGATGTCATTGTTAAAGAGGGGATTAAGCCGCTAAAAACAGTAGAAGAATTATACAGCAGTTGCGACTACATATCGTTACATTTACCGAAAACTAAAGACACCGTTGGTTCAATCAATTCTAATCTAATGTCTAAAATGAAGAAAGGAGCGGCTTTGATCAATACAGCGAGAGCCGAAGTTATCTCCGAACATTGTCTGTTACAAATGTTTGAGACCCGACCTGATTTTAAATACGCATCCGATATAGCTCCTGAAGTAAAAGAAGAGATTGCTACTAAATATGAAGGTCGTTATTTCTTCACCCCTAAAAAAATGGGTGCTCAGACTGAAGAGGCAAATATTAATGCCGGTATAGCAGCAGCTAAGCAAATAGTAGCTTTCTTTCAAAGCGGCGATAAAACTTTTCAAGTAAATAAATAA
- a CDS encoding tetratricopeptide repeat protein codes for MSIKIAEAHKICKLCDNYRAQRYCPRKGKDICWICCNGMRTDRKCPNECAYIIQEEGTTIFTEIPKKAKVDSIKELSDLTKRFFDIWCATPAESFAGQIPLELTETKEGKQSLINYLSAVREYLILPKRYLEKKLKIEFTNNNDLNEQTAKAKENLRNQIEYEKVAENYIDSLIAHDWNESIKYLYGKDKYNEELYNNNYISRRQNNRLLKMISNHHLLISAISENRKEALVYFEINNKYDLTVTLGIKESKWLVKELIIGSPTFYYGEREAIILISGYISQQEMTKAKQYLDKYQEILIDSPDLHYLNGLYYLLMKDYATALAHYLTAVELDPEFYEYKYNLALVYQMLQKYEIAKKLYQELLQKKNDDINVLNNLSVIYEAEGKQEDALQLLEKCLEIDPQSELAQKNIDRIKGQTKS; via the coding sequence TTGAGTATAAAGATTGCCGAAGCACACAAAATTTGTAAACTCTGTGATAATTATCGGGCACAGCGCTATTGTCCAAGAAAGGGGAAAGATATTTGCTGGATATGCTGTAATGGTATGCGGACAGATCGTAAATGTCCTAATGAATGTGCCTACATAATACAGGAAGAAGGAACAACAATCTTTACAGAGATACCCAAGAAGGCAAAAGTAGATTCTATAAAGGAATTAAGTGATCTAACAAAGCGATTCTTTGATATTTGGTGTGCAACTCCAGCTGAAAGTTTTGCCGGACAGATACCGCTTGAATTGACTGAAACTAAAGAGGGTAAGCAATCCCTGATCAATTACTTATCAGCTGTCAGGGAATATCTCATCTTGCCTAAAAGATATTTAGAAAAGAAGTTAAAAATCGAATTCACCAACAATAATGATTTGAATGAACAAACAGCAAAAGCCAAAGAAAATCTACGAAATCAGATAGAATATGAAAAAGTTGCTGAAAATTATATTGATTCACTCATAGCTCATGATTGGAACGAATCCATTAAATACTTATACGGAAAAGACAAGTATAATGAGGAACTCTATAACAACAACTACATCTCCCGGCGTCAAAATAATCGGTTATTAAAAATGATCTCTAACCATCATCTACTGATCTCTGCTATTTCTGAGAACAGAAAAGAGGCATTGGTCTATTTTGAAATCAACAATAAGTATGATCTAACAGTGACCTTGGGGATCAAAGAGAGTAAATGGCTCGTTAAGGAGCTTATTATTGGCAGCCCGACTTTCTATTATGGAGAAAGAGAAGCCATCATCCTCATCTCGGGATATATCTCTCAACAGGAAATGACAAAAGCAAAACAATATCTCGACAAATATCAAGAAATCCTTATCGATTCTCCTGATTTGCATTATCTAAATGGTTTGTATTATTTATTGATGAAAGATTATGCTACGGCTTTGGCTCATTATTTAACCGCAGTGGAACTTGATCCCGAGTTCTATGAATATAAATATAATTTGGCTCTTGTCTATCAGATGCTCCAAAAATATGAGATTGCCAAGAAACTCTACCAAGAATTATTACAGAAGAAGAATGATGATATCAATGTCTTGAATAATCTCTCTGTCATCTATGAAGCAGAGGGTAAGCAGGAAGATGCTTTGCAACTCTTGGAAAAGTGCCTGGAAATAGATCCTCAATCTGAATTAGCACAAAAGAACATTGATCGAATTAAGGGTCAAACTAAGAGCTAG
- a CDS encoding HD domain-containing protein — MERITIRELPQYLGRDIVSYFLVQEKELKQGVKDFYIRMRLGDEGGSVNGYIWTNAQQSNELFEEGDIIKIKGMVKDYKGQLQIAINNLRVAEENEYELKDFIPTTSKDINQLADNLFAYINGIGNEFLKKLLLSIFEDQEFLADFIKSPAAKNWHHNYAGGLLEHTIAVAIICDFVAHHYPVDKDILITGALLHDIGKVHEYNMKAAIDFTNIGRLVGHISIADEIVTKKAANIDAFPDELLMKIRHLILSHHGEYEKGAVRLPQTIEAVVLHYADNLDAQTTGVMQLINAVQDENAEWTEYDKLNNRYIYINKEDE, encoded by the coding sequence ATGGAAAGAATAACCATTCGTGAATTACCCCAATATCTGGGAAGAGATATCGTCAGCTACTTTCTTGTACAGGAGAAAGAGCTAAAACAGGGTGTAAAGGACTTCTACATTCGGATGAGATTAGGAGATGAAGGGGGTTCGGTTAATGGATACATCTGGACTAATGCCCAGCAGAGCAATGAGCTTTTTGAAGAGGGAGATATCATTAAGATCAAGGGCATGGTAAAGGATTACAAGGGACAACTACAGATCGCAATTAATAATCTCAGGGTTGCTGAAGAGAATGAATACGAATTAAAGGATTTTATCCCTACTACCTCTAAAGATATCAACCAGTTGGCTGATAATCTCTTTGCCTATATCAACGGTATTGGCAACGAGTTTCTCAAGAAACTTCTCCTTTCTATCTTTGAGGATCAGGAATTTCTGGCAGATTTTATCAAATCGCCTGCTGCCAAGAATTGGCATCATAATTACGCCGGTGGTTTATTAGAGCATACCATAGCCGTGGCAATTATCTGTGACTTTGTTGCTCATCACTATCCAGTTGACAAAGATATTTTAATAACCGGTGCTTTATTACACGACATCGGCAAAGTTCATGAATATAATATGAAAGCTGCCATTGATTTTACTAACATCGGTCGATTGGTAGGGCACATAAGTATCGCTGATGAAATTGTTACCAAGAAAGCTGCCAATATCGATGCCTTTCCGGACGAGTTATTAATGAAAATCAGACATCTTATTCTCTCCCATCACGGTGAATACGAAAAGGGGGCAGTTAGATTACCACAGACTATTGAAGCAGTTGTACTTCATTATGCTGACAATCTCGATGCCCAAACTACCGGTGTGATGCAACTGATAAATGCCGTACAGGACGAGAATGCCGAATGGACTGAGTATGATAAACTAAACAATAGATATATCTATATTAATAAAGAAGATGAATAA
- a CDS encoding NAD+ synthase: MREIDLEQEKTKIIEFIRNYVTKAGKNKVVLGLSGGIDSSVIAALSAEALGSSNVHAIILPFRTTKTANVHDALNLAEKLQINHEMISITQLVDYYFSEYEPDASLIRRGNFMARIRMCILYDFSAAHDALVVGTGNRSELLIGYTTQFGDNACAFEPIGHLYKTEVRQLAAHLKLDKRLIEKAPSADLWNGQTDEDEIGLSYDILDEILYLLFDKNAAPEDIVLQGFSENDVRKVLNLYRNSTFKRRMPQLMDEED, translated from the coding sequence ATGAGAGAAATTGATTTAGAGCAAGAGAAGACTAAAATTATCGAGTTTATCAGAAATTACGTTACCAAAGCCGGCAAAAATAAGGTTGTCTTAGGTTTATCAGGGGGGATCGACTCTTCTGTTATTGCTGCTTTAAGTGCCGAAGCATTGGGTAGTAGTAATGTCCATGCGATTATATTACCTTTTCGTACTACAAAGACGGCAAATGTGCATGATGCGCTGAATCTGGCAGAAAAACTTCAGATCAACCATGAAATGATCAGTATCACCCAACTGGTAGATTACTATTTCTCTGAGTATGAACCGGATGCATCTCTAATCAGAAGAGGAAACTTCATGGCTCGGATCAGGATGTGTATTCTGTACGATTTCTCTGCAGCTCATGATGCTCTTGTTGTTGGTACAGGTAACCGATCTGAGCTTCTGATCGGCTATACAACACAATTCGGAGATAATGCCTGTGCTTTTGAACCGATAGGACATCTTTACAAGACTGAAGTCCGTCAATTAGCTGCTCATTTGAAATTAGATAAGAGATTGATCGAAAAAGCCCCCTCTGCTGATCTCTGGAATGGACAAACAGACGAAGATGAGATCGGACTTAGTTATGATATCCTGGATGAGATCTTATATCTCCTGTTTGATAAGAATGCTGCACCGGAAGATATAGTTCTACAAGGTTTTAGTGAAAATGATGTCAGAAAGGTACTGAATTTATATAGAAATTCAACCTTCAAACGGAGAATGCCGCAATTAATGGACGAAGAAGATTAA
- the gcvPB gene encoding aminomethyl-transferring glycine dehydrogenase subunit GcvPB yields the protein MAKTIFEKHSPGRKGYTLPKNDIDLTLSDCIPQKYQRQQNLKMPEVSELDVMRHFIELSNMNHCIEKGFYPLGSCTMKYNPKLHETLVRNCGFMNIHPMQSPDTVQGALEIMYELQKDLAEISGFAAVSLQPVAGAQGEFTGLKIIQAYHQHKGNTHKNKIIMPDSAHGTNPASATLVGYETIQIKSDSKGRVDLAALKELVDDSVAGFMLTNPNTLGLFETQFKEIAEIIHQVDGLMYLDGANLNALLGIVKPGQIGFDVMHFNLHKTFTTPHGGGGPGSGPVGVTSELAEYLPYPLVNKDNERYILDDSIQETSIGKVHSYYGNFGVYVRAYIYIKMLGEEGLKRVSQNAIINANYLLAKLKEHYFVPYPSYCMHEFVASGKWQKEKYEVKTLDIAKRLLDKGFHAPTVYFPLIVPEALMIEPTETESLETLDNFIKAMLEIAEESEKDPDKVRTAPLKTPVKRVDDVKAARELDVKFDW from the coding sequence ATGGCTAAGACGATCTTTGAAAAACACTCTCCGGGAAGAAAGGGATATACCCTGCCAAAAAATGATATTGATCTGACATTATCCGACTGTATTCCTCAGAAATATCAACGTCAACAAAATTTAAAAATGCCTGAGGTTAGTGAACTAGATGTTATGCGGCACTTTATTGAGCTGAGCAATATGAATCATTGTATTGAAAAGGGTTTCTACCCACTCGGTTCCTGTACTATGAAGTATAATCCCAAACTGCATGAGACACTCGTTCGTAATTGCGGTTTTATGAATATCCATCCCATGCAATCACCAGATACAGTGCAGGGTGCTTTAGAGATCATGTATGAATTGCAGAAAGATCTCGCTGAAATATCCGGCTTTGCTGCTGTATCCTTGCAGCCTGTTGCCGGTGCTCAAGGAGAATTTACCGGATTAAAGATCATCCAGGCATACCACCAGCATAAAGGGAATACCCATAAAAATAAGATCATTATGCCCGATTCTGCTCACGGTACTAATCCGGCAAGTGCTACTCTGGTTGGATATGAGACGATCCAGATAAAATCGGACAGTAAGGGAAGAGTAGATCTTGCTGCACTAAAAGAACTTGTCGACGATAGTGTAGCCGGTTTTATGCTCACAAATCCTAATACTCTGGGATTATTTGAGACCCAATTCAAAGAAATCGCCGAAATTATTCATCAAGTTGACGGTCTTATGTACCTTGACGGTGCTAATCTTAATGCTCTACTTGGTATAGTCAAACCGGGACAGATCGGTTTCGATGTTATGCATTTTAACCTGCATAAAACTTTTACTACTCCGCATGGAGGAGGTGGTCCGGGCTCCGGTCCTGTTGGTGTTACATCAGAACTTGCTGAGTATCTCCCTTATCCCCTAGTTAATAAAGATAATGAGAGATATATCCTCGATGATAGTATACAAGAAACATCTATTGGTAAAGTTCATAGTTATTATGGTAATTTCGGGGTTTATGTCAGAGCTTACATTTATATCAAGATGCTCGGTGAAGAAGGATTGAAAAGAGTATCACAGAACGCTATTATTAACGCCAATTATCTTCTTGCAAAACTAAAAGAACACTATTTTGTCCCCTATCCGAGTTACTGTATGCACGAGTTTGTAGCCAGTGGTAAATGGCAGAAAGAAAAATATGAAGTAAAAACACTGGATATAGCCAAACGGCTTCTCGATAAGGGATTTCATGCTCCAACAGTATATTTCCCCCTTATCGTGCCGGAAGCCCTAATGATCGAACCAACCGAAACTGAGAGTTTGGAAACATTGGATAACTTTATCAAGGCAATGCTGGAAATTGCCGAAGAAAGTGAGAAGGATCCAGATAAGGTTAGAACTGCTCCTCTTAAGACGCCGGTAAAGAGAGTTGATGATGTTAAAGCTGCTCGGGAACTAGATGTGAAATTTGATTGGTAA
- a CDS encoding MBL fold metallo-hydrolase: MFQTAVLASGSKGNCILVRTEETELLFDAGLSWRQTQIALQHLTLSHERIKGIVISHEHSDHIQGVGVICRKLKIPVYITELTYSASLRRFERVDSDIIFFRAGDYLEIGDLEVHPFPSSHDAIDACNFTIRKIGDPDRKLGMATDLGFSSQMLLEKLKNSTTLILESNHDMRMLMEGPYTWPLKQRIKSINGHLSNDQAIGVLTQIFHSGLRNIILAHLSEENNHPAIVEDLMNNFINNIKAQTKINVSFQNKPTPLIDV, encoded by the coding sequence ATGTTTCAAACAGCAGTATTAGCGAGTGGCAGCAAAGGGAATTGTATTCTTGTCAGAACAGAAGAGACCGAACTACTCTTCGATGCAGGTTTAAGCTGGCGACAGACACAAATAGCCCTGCAACATTTAACACTTTCCCATGAAAGAATCAAAGGGATTGTGATCAGTCATGAACATAGTGATCATATACAAGGTGTCGGAGTTATCTGCCGCAAGTTAAAGATCCCTGTCTATATTACAGAACTTACCTACTCTGCTTCTTTAAGACGCTTTGAGAGAGTAGATTCCGACATAATTTTTTTCAGAGCAGGTGATTATCTCGAGATCGGTGATCTGGAAGTTCATCCCTTTCCCTCTTCCCACGATGCTATTGATGCCTGTAATTTTACTATCCGGAAAATCGGAGACCCTGATCGTAAATTAGGAATGGCGACTGATCTTGGTTTCAGTTCTCAGATGCTGCTCGAAAAGCTCAAAAACTCTACTACTCTGATCTTGGAGAGTAATCACGATATGAGAATGTTGATGGAAGGACCATACACATGGCCACTTAAACAACGCATTAAAAGTATTAACGGACACCTCTCTAATGATCAGGCAATTGGAGTTCTAACCCAGATTTTTCATTCCGGTCTACGCAACATAATTCTAGCCCACTTAAGTGAAGAGAACAACCACCCCGCCATAGTTGAAGACCTTATGAATAACTTCATAAACAACATCAAAGCTCAAACAAAGATCAATGTCTCCTTTCAGAACAAACCTACACCATTGATAGATGTATAG